A genomic region of Papaver somniferum cultivar HN1 chromosome 7, ASM357369v1, whole genome shotgun sequence contains the following coding sequences:
- the LOC113295637 gene encoding uncharacterized protein LOC113295637 — MNEEVLSTTPLWRYVTKKDKVKGGGNWNFVCNHCQVPYSGSYSRVKAHLLKIPGSGIRICPKVREHKLQEMKQLSDEAEARAKASKFKSVPLPTCGSGSGSSFASNSSSLVEDPRKKKRGVESPIEKLYNAARREEMDIIIARLFYAAGLPFHLARCPYYKVAFNLATSDSKSIQGYIPPGYNKLRTTLLRKEIEHVEKELEPIKSTWKEKGVSIVTDMNFMAVSEAGAMFIKAVNTQGSVKDKEYISKLIIETITEVGHQNVVQVITDNAPVCKSAGLLVEGQFKHIFWTPCVVHTLNLALKNICHPRDIRTNVLVYEGCAWISEIIAEVVLIRNFITKHSMRLAMFNEHVELKLFTLAETRFASSIIMLQRFKDVKQGLRNLVICNQWSSYKDDDPNQALFIKEKLLDDDWWNTLQYVIDFTKPIIEMLRLCDTDEPCLHLVYERWDRMIDEVKSIIHRHEGLQEYDISPFHMVVDGILTDRWSKSSTPLHSLAHSLNPRYYSRQWLDERPGRVPPHRDLLIAGQRLKCFERYYDADELREVNIEYAKFSSCREEFANANTINDRWSMNPYVWWVTYGVYAPLLQQKALMLLGQPCSSSCSERNWSTYSFINSVKRNKITPQRGEDLVFVHTNLRLLSRRSPEYLLGDTRMWDIGGDSFDTMEGTVGVLEVADLSLNEPEMERMILDDNEANVEELYPLV, encoded by the exons ATGAACGAAGAGGTTTTAAGCACTACTCCGCTATGGAGATATGTGACTAAGAAGGATAAAGTTAAAGGTGGTGGTAATTGGAATTTTGTATGTAACCACTGTCAAGTTCCATATTCGGGTTCATATTCAAGAGTGAAAGCACATTTGTTAAAGATTCCAGGCTCTGGAATTAGAATATGTCCAAAGGTCAGAGAACATAAACTTCAGGAAATGAAACAATTGAGTGATGAAGCTGAGGCCAGAGCAAAAGCATCTAAGTTTAAAAGTGTGCCTCTGCCAACATGTGGATCAGGTAGTGGTTCTTCTTTTGCGTCAAATTCTTCATCACTTGTTGAAGATCCTAGGAAGAAGAAAAGAGGGGTTGAGAGCCCAATAGAGAAATTGTATAATGCTGCCAGACGTGAAGAAATGGATATCATAATTGCACGGTTGTTTTATGCAGCTGGCTTGCCGTTCCATCTTGCTAGGTGTCCATATTATAAAGTTGCATTTAATTTGGCTACATCAGATAGTAAAagcattcaaggttatattccgCCGGGTTATAATAAACTAAGAACAACTCTTTTACGGAAGGAAATAGAACATGTTGAGAAAGAGCTGGAACCAATTAAGAGCACTTGGAAAGAAAAAGGTGTGAGTATTGTGACCGACATGAACTTTATGGCTGTTTCAGAGGCTGGTGCAATGTTTATTAAAGCAGTCAACACTCAAGGGTCAGTGAAGGACAAAGAGTACATTTCTAAGTTGATCATTGAGACAATTACGGAAGTTGGGCATCAGAATGTTGTGCAAGTAATCACGGACAATGCACCAGTTTGTAAGAGTGCAGGGCTACTTGTAGAAGGTCAGTTTAAACACATTTTTTGGACTCCATGTGTAGTCCACACACTAAACCTTGCTTTAAAGAATATATGTCATCCGAGAGATATTCGAACTAATGTTTTAGTATATGAAGGGTGTGCTTGGATTAGTGAAATTATTGCTGAGGTGGTACTGATCAGAAACTTCATCACTaaacattccatgagattagccatGTTTAATGAACATGTGGAGTTAAAATTATTCACACTTGCAGAGACACGTTTTGCCTCTAGTATTATAATGCTTCAAAGATTTAAAGATGTGAAGCAAGGACTCCGTAACTTGGTAATTTGCAATCAATGGTCATCATATAAAGATGATGATCCTAATCAAGCATTGTTTATAAAAGAGAAGTTGTTGGATGATGATTGGTGGAACACTTTGCAGTAtgttattgattttacaaaacctATCATAGAAATGCTTAGATTATGCGACACAGACGAGCCTTGTCTTCACTTGGTTTATGAAAGGTGGGATCGAATGATAGATGAGGTAAAGAGCATTATACATCGCCACGAGGGCTTACAAGAATATGATATTTCACCATTTCATATGGTGGTGGACGGGATTTTAACAGATCGTTGGAGTAAAAGTAGCACACCGCTTCACTCTTTGGCACATTCATTGAACCCAAG gtaTTATAGTCGTCAGTGGCTTGATGAACGTCCAGGGCGTGTTCCACCACATAGAGATCTTTTGATTGCAGGTCAAAGATTGAAGTGTTTCGAGAGGTATTACGATGCGGATGAGTTAAGAGAAGTTAACATTGAGTATGCTAAGTTTTCATCTTGCCGTGAAGAATTTGCAAATGCAAATACCATAAATGATAGATGGAGTATGAATCCTTATGTGTGGTGGGTTACTTATGGGGTGTATGCTCCTTTACTTCAGCAAAAAGCACTCATGTtgcttggccaaccttgttcatcttcttgTAGTGAGAGAAACTGGAGTACGTATAGTTTCATAAATTCTGTGAAGAGAAATAAAATTACTCCACAAAGAGGTGAAGATTTGGTATTTGTTCATACTAATCTTCGTCTCTTATCAAGACGAAGCCCAGAATACTTGCTAGGGGATACAAGAATGTGGGACATTGGAGGTGATTCTTTTGATACTATGGAGGGTACTGTTGGTGTACTTGAAGTTGCTGATCTTTCTCTTAATGAGCCAGAGATGGAACGCATGATATTGGATGATAATGAAGCTAATGTGGAGGAGCTATACCCCCTGGTTTGA